The following DNA comes from Spirulina major PCC 6313.
GGGCGAAGTCGTCAGCACCGGATCTTCGTGGCTAAATTGGTCGTAGGTGGTGGGAATAAAGTCGTAGTAGTCGCCGCCGACCCGATTCGCAGTTTTACAACTGGCGGCAATATTGACCCCGGCAATGGTGGGGCAGTGATGGGGCAAGAGGTGATCTTGGATTTCTGAGGCAATTTCTAGCTCGCGATCGAGGCGTTCTTTTTGGCGGAGTTCGTTGGTCATTTCTTGGTTAGCGATCGCCACCGCCGTTTGATCCGCCACCAACTGCACCAACTTGCGCCGCGTCGAAGTCCATTGATAACTCGTGTCATCACTGAAAATATAGAGCCGGCCCCGTTCTTGATTTTTCACCAAAATCGGCGTGCCAAACAACTGCACCGTTTGCCCAAAATAGTCTTGCAGCCGTTGATCCAACACCGCCGATTGAAACCCGGCCGCCTGAGCCGCGATCGCATCTTGGTTTTGGTCAAACGTGCGAGTAATCGTTTCCAAGGCCCGCCGAATATCACGGCAGGCATGGCCCTCTTGGCAGTGCAATTGTTCGAGGCGGGGCTTCCCGTCAGGACGCACCAACACCAACGCCCCTCCATCCGCATCGGTCACCCGCGCCGCCATTAACGGCACAATCTCTAAAAACTGATTGAGATTATTAAAACTGCGCAGGGCAAAACCCAAGGAACTGAGGAGGTTTTGAATCCGGTTTTGTTCTCGATACAGCCGCGCTACGAGTTCCTTTAGGGCAGCAACCGCAGTCGCCTCAGGGGTTCGAGTTGAGGCGAGATCTGAATTGGAAGAGGGGGGAAGCGGTGCGGCCATCATTGCTGTTGAGTTGTGCAGGCACAGGGAATTTTAAATCAAACAGAAGCCTCACTGGAGGCTTCATGATCAGCGCAGCTTCAACGCCTATTGGGGGGGGCAGAGGCGAGGTAAGTCGCGCTTACGATCATGAGGTAGTCTCAAAATCAATAGCACACCTCAGCATTTCTGTCAATTTCTTGAGGCAGTATTTTTACTCACTGAGCAGAGCTTCGACAAATTCATAGCTTGAGAAGGGGCGCAGGTCTTCAATCCCTTCCCCAGCCCCAATAAACCGGATGGGTAGGTTCAATTGTTGGGCAACGGCGAGGGCAACGCCCCCCTTGGCGGTGCCGTCCAATTTCGTGAGGACAACACCGCTTAACTGGGCGGATTCCGAAAAGACTTGGGCTTGGCGCAGTCCGTTTTGGCCGAGGGTTGCATCCAGGACGAGGAGGGATTCAATCACGGCGTTGGGGGCTTTTTTGTCGATGATGCGGCGGATTTTGCTGAGTTCCTCCATCAGGTTTTGTTTGTTTTGGAGGCGGCCCGCGGTATCAACGAGCAATAGTTGGGTGTTGCGGGCTTGGGCAGCGGCGATCGCATCATAAACCACCGCCGCCGGATCGGTATTTTTGCCGGGGTTGGCAATCACGGCGGTTTGGGTGCGATCGCCCCACACTTTCACCTGTTCCACGGCGGCGGCTCGGAAGGTGTCCGCAGCGGCAATCAGGCAGGGATAGCCGGACTTTTGGGCCAGGTTAGCCAATTTGCCGATGGTGGTGGTTTTCCCGGCCCCATTGACCCCGGTCATCAGCCAAATATTCAGACAATTATCAACGGGGACAAGGGCGGCATTATGCGGATCGGGGAGGGGTTGATCGAGAATGCTACAGAGAATTTCTTTAAGGTAGGCGATCGCTTCATCCGGCGGTAACGCATCTTCCCGCAGGCGATTTTGCAGGGTTTCAATAATATGATCCGTCGCCACTACCCCCACATCCGCTTGCAGCAAGAGGGCCTCAATTTCCAGGACGGCTTCGTCATTGAGGGGGCCTTGGCCCACCACCGCTTTTAACTGGTTAACCAAGCTGCGCCGCGTCTTACCAAGGCCGTCCCGCAACCGTTTGAGCCAGCTAATTTCTTCAAGATCGATATCTTCGGGGCGGCGACCCTGTTCAGCGAGAATCTTCGCCGACCACATAAAGTCATCGTCAAAGGCCATCGCGGGTTCGGGTTCATCGTCAGCGATCGCCGTTTCCTTCAGACGCTCCAACCCATCAGATTTTTTCATCCACGCCGGTTGGGGCGAACTGGGGGCGGGTTCCGGTTCCGGCGTTGGTTCTGGTGCGATCGGCTCCGCTGGTTCTGGTTCCGGTGCGAGCGTTTCTACGGCGGCGGCCGGTGTGGGTTCAGAGTCCTCGGCGACGGGGTCGGATGCAGACGAATCAGGCTCGGAGCGTGCCGGTTCCGGGTCTGCGGGAGGGGTTGGCTCGTCGGGTTCTGGTTCCGGTTCAACCGTGGCAGTTGGGGCGGGTTCGGATTGCTGACCTTGGATATTTTGATAAGCGGCCTTGGCCCATTGAAGATAGTCAAGCGCAGGATCAGTCTCCTCCGATGTTGGGGCAGGCTCCTCGCTGGGAGTTTCCTTCACCTCCGGCTGGGGTGAGTCTGAAACCGGGTCGTCTTGCTTTTTTTTGCGCTTGAACCAATTAAACACGGGCATTACCTTCTGACGATGTTCATCTCAATTAAAATCGCTACTCTATAGACTAGTATGCCGGAAGCCGCGATCGCACCGGATCAAACCACAGGTTTCCCCCCTTGACAAGCTCGATATCTCCCGGCATGGGATCTTCCCAAAAGCCAAGCGAGCACAACGCGATCGCCATGACACCGCATCATAAAAGTAGAATGCAGCGGCAATGGGTGCAGGGGTTCCGGGCAGTCTGGTAGACTCTGGGAGCTTGCCCGATCGCACCCATTGGCTCAGCCTCATGAACCCTAATGATTAACACTGTCATTCTTTTAACCGCAGACGCAGGATCAGAGGCGATCGCCTCCCACCTTCACACCGCAATTCAGGCGATGAATCCTGAGGTAACCATAACCCACCAGGCCGCCGCCCCAAGGTATCCCGCCGCCCCGCCTGCCACCCTGATTTGTCCCCTTAGCCTTGATCTGCCCGCCGCCGCCCCGCCCGCCTATACCCAATGGCAAGATCTTGCCGCTCAACGCACTTGGGCAACACAGTTAGACTACGCCACCGGGGACGGCGATCTGTGGCTGCCAATTATCTGGACGGCCAAAGGCCCCCTGTATGGCGAAGCAATTGACCCGTCCGACCATGCACCCTATCCCCACCCCCTCAACGATGCCCAACGCCAACCCCTC
Coding sequences within:
- a CDS encoding PP2C family protein-serine/threonine phosphatase, whose product is MMAAPLPPSSNSDLASTRTPEATAVAALKELVARLYREQNRIQNLLSSLGFALRSFNNLNQFLEIVPLMAARVTDADGGALVLVRPDGKPRLEQLHCQEGHACRDIRRALETITRTFDQNQDAIAAQAAGFQSAVLDQRLQDYFGQTVQLFGTPILVKNQERGRLYIFSDDTSYQWTSTRRKLVQLVADQTAVAIANQEMTNELRQKERLDRELEIASEIQDHLLPHHCPTIAGVNIAASCKTANRVGGDYYDFIPTTYDQFSHEDPVLTTSPWSIVIGDVMGKGVPAGLIMTMTRGMLRAEVLNRHSPAQIVQHLNQVMYADLDNSHRFLTLFYSEYNPQTRLLSYTNAAHHPPLLWQARTRSLHKLDTWGMLIGLDIDSVYEDAQVQLAPGDTVVYFTDGFTDAMSQSGDRFDEDRFNTAFEWACQEGYDAQAILDHLFDQVQRFVGDGDTYKDDMTLVVLQLEASQEGQGST
- the ftsY gene encoding signal recognition particle-docking protein FtsY yields the protein MPVFNWFKRKKKQDDPVSDSPQPEVKETPSEEPAPTSEETDPALDYLQWAKAAYQNIQGQQSEPAPTATVEPEPEPDEPTPPADPEPARSEPDSSASDPVAEDSEPTPAAAVETLAPEPEPAEPIAPEPTPEPEPAPSSPQPAWMKKSDGLERLKETAIADDEPEPAMAFDDDFMWSAKILAEQGRRPEDIDLEEISWLKRLRDGLGKTRRSLVNQLKAVVGQGPLNDEAVLEIEALLLQADVGVVATDHIIETLQNRLREDALPPDEAIAYLKEILCSILDQPLPDPHNAALVPVDNCLNIWLMTGVNGAGKTTTIGKLANLAQKSGYPCLIAAADTFRAAAVEQVKVWGDRTQTAVIANPGKNTDPAAVVYDAIAAAQARNTQLLLVDTAGRLQNKQNLMEELSKIRRIIDKKAPNAVIESLLVLDATLGQNGLRQAQVFSESAQLSGVVLTKLDGTAKGGVALAVAQQLNLPIRFIGAGEGIEDLRPFSSYEFVEALLSE